One Vulcanisaeta thermophila genomic region harbors:
- the csm3 gene encoding type III-A CRISPR-associated RAMP protein Csm3 encodes MSVSPQLRLLGIFEVKFKLINVTGLLIRSGRPREILSGTDIQSLSIDYPYEVSDGRGGTRVFVINVPYIPGSSLKGRARSLLELALNLPLQTTDGKIYQHMKVVRNDIVDNEPYCPVDNIFGTNSIPPSAVEGISDEKEKELMRTLVLKCWAPGRAIFRDLFPSKEYIERLCHEKGGCDYVDFEDFIEEKWENRIDRVTSAADPRNIYRVKPGVEFSGSISMLVFDLDVCVRKECHELSNKWRFEYPAKSYMDYLLSSLELVEETYLGGSGSRGYGQVSFRDLSVDYYDASTGSISHLINAKSLAELRRGLRDHEIWNRIRSACGGAI; translated from the coding sequence ATGAGTGTGAGTCCACAATTAAGGTTGTTGGGTATTTTTGAGGTGAAGTTCAAGCTAATTAATGTAACTGGTTTGTTGATTAGAAGTGGGAGGCCCAGAGAGATACTTAGTGGTACCGACATTCAATCCCTATCCATTGATTACCCATATGAGGTTAGCGATGGTAGGGGTGGAACTAGGGTCTTTGTGATTAACGTGCCCTATATACCAGGGAGCTCCCTCAAGGGTAGGGCTAGGTCTCTCCTAGAGCTTGCCCTGAACCTGCCTCTACAGACCACTGATGGGAAGATTTACCAACACATGAAGGTGGTTAGGAATGACATTGTCGATAACGAGCCCTACTGCCCAGTGGATAATATCTTTGGTACTAATTCCATACCACCAAGCGCTGTGGAGGGTATTAGTGATGAGAAGGAGAAGGAGTTGATGAGGACGTTGGTGCTTAAGTGTTGGGCCCCTGGGAGGGCCATTTTCAGGGATTTATTCCCCAGTAAGGAGTACATTGAGAGACTTTGTCATGAGAAGGGTGGTTGTGATTATGTGGATTTTGAGGATTTCATTGAGGAAAAGTGGGAGAATAGAATTGATAGGGTGACGAGCGCTGCTGATCCAAGGAATATATACAGGGTAAAGCCGGGTGTTGAGTTCTCGGGCTCAATATCAATGTTGGTCTTCGACCTTGACGTCTGTGTTAGGAAGGAATGCCATGAATTAAGTAATAAGTGGAGGTTTGAATACCCGGCTAAGTCTTACATGGATTACTTACTTTCGTCACTTGAGCTTGTGGAAGAGACGTACCTGGGTGGTTCGGGTTCCAGGGGTTATGGGCAGGTGAGTTTTAGGGACTTATCCGTGGATTATTACGATGCCAGCACAGGAAGTATTAGCCATCTAATCAATGCCAAAAGCCTCGCCGAACTCAGGAGGGGGCTCAGGGATCATGAAATATGGAATAGAATTAGGAGTGCCTGTGGGGGTGCTATTTAG
- a CDS encoding ATP-binding protein, which produces MVSVGKLRNALEDLVRGVGDGRVFVGKHEGFIVLTWPRGSMPDTTRVIAQSAQLLEKLGVEYDRSSSYVFLRIKEASNALEWLVRAVSAMESLVVVGGGSGKEEEELSGEEAVTVDWEKVISELSNVVTKHFSGFSEVVSEVGDALRSNNNPLLLGGPGSGKSFILNTLMELVPSSVYIHMGESTQAAIEDMVINAGESLQLLVIDELDKAPRNTHISPILQLADVLPDGTRVLRVAKRGKVVSMVFNNLRVVAAANPFNPRLRARNWWDALMDRFIPIKTPTFTIEEAVNYVRERAGKSPEWLPELLRQYIDVLSIRRLDQITRLIATNTKQQTIEKTLKTSKSTPNTPPTPFTKPPFMK; this is translated from the coding sequence ATGGTTAGTGTGGGTAAGTTGAGAAATGCCTTGGAGGATTTGGTTAGGGGTGTTGGTGATGGTAGGGTGTTTGTTGGTAAGCATGAGGGTTTTATTGTGCTTACCTGGCCCCGTGGGTCGATGCCAGACACCACGAGGGTTATTGCCCAGTCGGCTCAATTGCTTGAGAAATTAGGCGTGGAGTATGACAGGAGTAGCAGTTACGTGTTCCTTAGGATAAAGGAGGCCAGTAATGCCCTGGAGTGGTTGGTTAGGGCTGTGAGCGCCATGGAATCACTCGTGGTTGTGGGTGGTGGCAGTGGCAAGGAGGAAGAGGAATTGAGTGGGGAGGAAGCAGTCACTGTTGACTGGGAGAAGGTGATTAGTGAGTTGAGTAACGTGGTCACTAAGCACTTCAGTGGTTTCTCCGAGGTGGTGAGCGAGGTTGGTGATGCACTCAGGAGTAACAACAACCCGTTGTTGCTCGGCGGCCCCGGTAGTGGTAAGTCCTTCATACTGAACACGTTGATGGAGCTCGTACCCAGTAGCGTCTACATCCACATGGGCGAGTCCACACAAGCCGCCATAGAGGACATGGTGATTAATGCGGGTGAGTCACTGCAGTTGCTTGTTATTGACGAGCTCGACAAGGCACCGAGGAACACCCACATAAGCCCAATACTCCAACTCGCTGATGTCCTGCCAGACGGCACGAGGGTGCTTAGGGTTGCCAAGAGGGGTAAGGTCGTGAGCATGGTATTCAACAACCTTAGGGTTGTTGCCGCTGCGAACCCATTCAACCCGAGGCTTAGGGCTAGGAATTGGTGGGATGCGCTCATGGATAGGTTCATACCGATAAAGACGCCCACATTCACCATTGAGGAGGCGGTGAACTACGTAAGGGAGAGGGCTGGGAAGTCACCCGAGTGGTTACCGGAACTACTGAGGCAGTACATTGACGTACTAAGCATTAGGAGGCTCGACCAAATAACAAGGCTAATAGCAACAAACACCAAACAACAAACAATAGAGAAAACACTCAAAACATCAAAAAGCACACCCAACACACCCCCAACCCCCTTTACGAAACCCCCATTTATGAAATAG
- a CDS encoding putative CRISPR-associated protein, whose protein sequence is MKLAILNTVGTSILSNMERTAKNLNLTGTPEEVRKMLEEGKLSRLSPDDPLQDKIEHMTHRGDPLFEAAVDFVRKDPGRASAELNALISFLSDFPYKQFEELEIYLYPTDTGTGKFCAGVIHEYLTRHGDEFMRKVGISTRPSIPEPIVIKGLGRNIDWFSEGLIELVDKFARLIINKTRNGYKVVVNATAGFKPETTYIALIAQLTGAWKIIYMHETFHRIVELPKLPLTIQDRYIEELRKIGQGTPLNALQQMGVNVNDLIERGLVTNKEGFIKPREWIQKLLDILPTT, encoded by the coding sequence ATGAAATTGGCGATTCTAAACACCGTGGGCACAAGCATACTAAGCAATATGGAGAGGACAGCCAAAAACCTAAACCTCACGGGGACCCCCGAGGAAGTACGAAAAATGCTAGAGGAAGGAAAACTCAGTAGGCTAAGTCCTGATGACCCACTTCAGGACAAGATCGAACACATGACACATAGAGGCGACCCACTCTTTGAGGCTGCTGTGGACTTCGTGAGGAAAGACCCAGGGAGAGCCAGTGCGGAGCTAAATGCATTAATAAGCTTCCTCTCAGACTTCCCGTATAAACAATTCGAGGAGTTGGAAATTTACCTATACCCCACGGACACGGGCACGGGGAAATTCTGCGCAGGGGTAATCCACGAATACCTAACCAGGCATGGGGATGAATTCATGAGGAAGGTTGGCATAAGCACCAGGCCCAGCATTCCCGAACCAATAGTCATAAAGGGCCTCGGGAGAAACATCGACTGGTTCAGCGAGGGCCTGATAGAGCTAGTGGATAAATTCGCCAGGTTAATAATCAACAAGACACGCAACGGCTACAAAGTCGTGGTTAACGCCACAGCCGGGTTCAAACCCGAAACCACCTACATAGCCCTCATAGCACAATTAACCGGCGCCTGGAAAATAATCTACATGCACGAAACATTCCACAGAATCGTGGAATTACCCAAACTACCACTAACCATACAGGACAGGTACATAGAGGAACTGAGGAAAATAGGCCAGGGAACACCCCTAAACGCGTTACAGCAAATGGGCGTAAACGTAAACGACCTAATCGAAAGAGGACTCGTAACCAACAAAGAAGGCTTCATAAAACCCAGAGAATGGATCCAAAAACTACTAGACATACTCCCCACAACATAA